A window from Trinickia violacea encodes these proteins:
- a CDS encoding glutamine synthetase family protein, with protein MQDIDEFLKKHRITEVEAIIPDMAGIARGKIIPRNKFESGESMRLPQAVMIQTVTGEYPEDGSFTGVTDPDMVCVPDASTIRLIPWAVDPTAQVIHDCVHFDGSPVAISPRRVLRRVLELYKAKGWKPVVAPELEFYLVDMNKDPDLPLQPPVGRTGRAETGRQAYSIEAVNEFDPLFEDIYEYCEVQELEVDTLIHEVGAAQMEINFLHGDPLNLADRVFLFKRTVREAALRHHMYATFMAKPMENEPGSAMHVHQSLLDEETGRNLFTGADGAPTEMFYAYIAGLQKYTPALMPIFAPYINSYRRLSRFMAAPINVQWGYDNRTVGFRVPHSSPVARRVENRIPGVDCNPYLAIAATLAAGYLGMTQKLAPTEPLTSDGYELPYQLPRNLEEGLSLMGACEPLSDILGERFVKAYLALKETEYEAFFRVISSWERRHLLLHV; from the coding sequence ATGCAAGACATTGATGAATTTCTGAAGAAACACCGCATCACCGAAGTCGAAGCGATCATCCCCGACATGGCCGGTATCGCGCGCGGCAAGATCATTCCGCGCAACAAGTTCGAATCCGGCGAATCGATGCGGCTGCCTCAGGCCGTCATGATCCAGACCGTCACCGGCGAGTATCCAGAAGACGGCAGCTTCACCGGCGTCACCGATCCCGACATGGTCTGCGTTCCCGACGCGTCGACGATCCGCCTCATTCCGTGGGCCGTCGATCCGACCGCGCAAGTGATCCACGACTGCGTGCACTTCGACGGCTCGCCGGTCGCGATCTCGCCGCGCCGCGTGCTGCGCCGCGTGCTCGAACTGTACAAGGCCAAGGGCTGGAAGCCCGTCGTCGCACCGGAGCTCGAGTTCTATCTGGTCGACATGAACAAGGACCCCGACCTGCCGCTGCAGCCGCCGGTCGGCCGTACAGGCCGCGCGGAGACCGGCCGGCAAGCGTATTCCATCGAAGCGGTCAACGAATTCGACCCCCTGTTCGAGGACATCTACGAGTACTGCGAGGTGCAGGAGCTCGAAGTCGACACGTTGATTCACGAAGTCGGCGCGGCGCAAATGGAAATCAACTTTCTGCATGGCGATCCGCTCAATCTCGCTGACCGCGTGTTCCTGTTCAAGCGCACCGTGCGCGAGGCCGCGCTGCGTCACCACATGTACGCGACGTTCATGGCGAAGCCGATGGAGAACGAACCGGGCTCGGCCATGCACGTGCATCAGAGCCTCCTCGACGAGGAAACCGGTCGCAATCTGTTCACCGGCGCCGACGGTGCGCCGACCGAAATGTTCTACGCCTACATCGCCGGCTTGCAGAAATACACGCCCGCGCTGATGCCGATCTTCGCGCCCTACATCAACTCGTACCGGCGTCTGTCGCGCTTCATGGCCGCGCCGATCAACGTGCAGTGGGGCTACGACAACCGCACCGTGGGTTTCCGCGTACCGCACTCGTCGCCCGTTGCACGGCGCGTCGAGAACCGCATCCCCGGCGTGGACTGCAACCCATACCTCGCGATCGCCGCCACGCTTGCCGCCGGCTATCTCGGCATGACGCAAAAGCTTGCGCCAACCGAGCCGCTCACGAGCGACGGCTACGAGCTGCCGTATCAGCTCCCGCGCAATCTCGAAGAGGGCTTGAGCTTGATGGGCGCGTGCGAACCGCTCTCCGACATCCTCGGCGAGCGCTTCGTGAAGGCGTATCTCGCGCTGAAGGAAACCGAATACGAAGCGTTCTTCCGCGTCATCAGTTCGTGGGAACGCAGGCATTTGCTGCTGCACGTTTGA
- a CDS encoding aspartate aminotransferase family protein, whose protein sequence is MSYRTDEVAYVQPAAAASGQTSQARSTAQYRALDAAHHIHPFSDMGTLNRAGSRVITKAKGVYLWDSDGNKIIDGMAGLWCVNVGYGRKELADAAYQQLQELPFYNTFFKTTHPPVIELSALLAEVTPAAFNHFFYCNSGSEGNDTVLRIAHRFWGAQGKSSKKYVISRKNGYHGSTIAGGTLGGMGYMHEQMPSKVEHIVHIDQPYFFGEAEGNLTPEEFALARAQQLEAKILELGAENVAAFIGEPFQGAGGVIFPASTYWPEIQRICRKYDILLVADEVIGGFGRTGEWFAHQHFGFEPDLMTLAKGLTSGYVPMGAVALHDRVAKVIIENGEFNHGLTYSGHPVAAAVAVANLKLLRDEKIVERVKTDTGPYFQNLLRETFSNHPIIGEIAGAGLVAGLQLAEDPKARKRFANGGDVGTICRDYCFNGNLIMRATGDRMLLSPPLVITRGEIDEIVSKAKKAIDATAQKLGLS, encoded by the coding sequence ATGAGCTACAGAACCGACGAAGTCGCTTACGTGCAGCCCGCCGCGGCCGCCAGCGGCCAGACGAGTCAAGCGCGCAGCACCGCGCAATACCGCGCGCTCGACGCCGCCCACCACATCCACCCGTTCTCGGACATGGGCACGCTCAATCGCGCAGGCAGCCGCGTGATCACGAAGGCGAAAGGCGTCTACCTGTGGGACTCGGACGGCAACAAGATCATCGACGGCATGGCCGGCCTGTGGTGCGTGAACGTCGGCTATGGCCGCAAGGAACTAGCCGATGCCGCTTACCAGCAGCTTCAGGAACTGCCCTTCTACAACACGTTCTTCAAGACGACGCACCCGCCCGTCATCGAACTGTCCGCGCTGCTCGCGGAAGTCACGCCCGCTGCGTTCAACCACTTCTTCTATTGCAACAGCGGCTCGGAAGGCAACGACACGGTGCTGCGCATCGCTCATCGCTTCTGGGGCGCGCAAGGCAAATCGTCCAAGAAGTATGTGATTTCGCGCAAGAACGGCTATCACGGTTCGACGATCGCGGGCGGCACGCTGGGCGGCATGGGCTACATGCATGAGCAGATGCCGTCGAAGGTCGAGCACATCGTCCACATCGATCAGCCGTATTTCTTCGGCGAAGCCGAAGGCAACTTGACGCCAGAAGAATTTGCCCTCGCTCGCGCACAGCAGCTCGAAGCCAAGATTCTCGAACTCGGCGCGGAGAACGTGGCGGCGTTCATCGGCGAGCCGTTCCAAGGCGCGGGTGGCGTGATCTTCCCCGCTTCGACCTACTGGCCGGAAATCCAGCGCATCTGCCGCAAGTACGACATCTTGCTCGTCGCGGACGAAGTGATCGGCGGCTTCGGCCGCACCGGCGAATGGTTCGCTCATCAGCACTTCGGCTTCGAGCCGGATCTCATGACGCTGGCCAAGGGCTTGACGAGCGGCTATGTGCCGATGGGCGCCGTCGCGCTGCATGACCGCGTAGCGAAGGTCATCATCGAGAACGGCGAATTCAATCACGGCCTCACCTACTCGGGCCACCCGGTCGCGGCGGCCGTCGCGGTGGCGAATCTCAAGCTGTTGCGCGACGAGAAGATCGTCGAGCGCGTGAAGACTGACACCGGCCCCTACTTCCAGAATCTGTTGCGCGAAACCTTCTCGAACCATCCGATCATCGGCGAGATCGCCGGCGCGGGGCTCGTCGCGGGCCTGCAGCTCGCCGAGGACCCGAAAGCGCGCAAGCGCTTCGCGAACGGCGGCGACGTCGGCACGATCTGCCGCGACTATTGCTTTAACGGCAACTTGATCATGCGAGCCACCGGCGACCGGATGCTGCTGTCGCCACCGCTCGTGATCACGCGTGGCGAGATCGATGAAATCGTGTCGAAGGCGAAGAAAGCCATCGACGCCACCGCACAGAAATTGGGCCTTTCGTAA